A genomic region of Chloroflexi bacterium ADurb.Bin180 contains the following coding sequences:
- a CDS encoding Double zinc ribbon, translating to MAAPSRMPRYDVRNDGIGPYAVFYCDSCDREFRSQPEVVATVAKDIGREAVGGLLRKVPIFGGAIANNVTGPDPRYVNSLTPEQLEKAWSQVKDRFRECPTCRRVVCLSDFDEQSGFCKDDSPRRGQIAEAEAEQAGAALRGFASALGLGEVAKQTGAAIKQAQAGMAKCPKDGTLAPAGTKFCPECGAAMVQPAADLCPNCGKPTMGAKFCPECGAKIERAPAGKCPACGADTKGARFCPECGAKQG from the coding sequence ATGGCCGCACCAAGCCGAATGCCGCGCTATGACGTACGAAACGATGGGATCGGCCCCTACGCCGTGTTTTACTGCGATTCCTGCGACCGCGAATTCCGCAGCCAGCCCGAGGTGGTAGCTACGGTGGCCAAGGATATCGGCCGGGAAGCCGTTGGAGGACTGTTGCGCAAGGTTCCCATTTTTGGCGGAGCGATCGCGAATAACGTCACTGGACCCGACCCGCGCTATGTGAACAGCCTGACGCCAGAGCAGCTCGAGAAGGCCTGGAGTCAGGTGAAGGATCGCTTCCGCGAGTGCCCGACTTGCCGGAGGGTAGTTTGCCTGTCTGACTTTGACGAGCAGAGCGGATTCTGCAAAGACGACAGCCCGCGCCGCGGGCAGATTGCAGAGGCTGAGGCCGAGCAGGCCGGTGCCGCGCTGCGCGGCTTTGCCAGTGCGCTCGGGCTGGGCGAGGTGGCCAAGCAGACCGGTGCGGCCATCAAGCAGGCCCAGGCCGGGATGGCCAAGTGCCCGAAGGATGGCACGCTCGCTCCGGCCGGCACCAAGTTCTGTCCCGAGTGCGGCGCGGCAATGGTTCAGCCGGCAGCTGACCTGTGTCCCAATTGCGGCAAGCCGACGATGGGAGCCAAGTTCTGTCCCGAGTGCGGTGCCAAGATCGAGCGAGCGCCGGCCGGCAAGTGCCCGGCTTGCGGCGCTGATACAAAGGGTGCCAGGTTCTGCCCGGAGTGCGGCGCAAAGCAGGGCTAG
- the lytN_3 gene encoding putative cell wall hydrolase LytN precursor — MSPRVRMVLVVVLVLSTFLVLTQAASADWFYVVKAGDTLFAIGRRYGVNPYEIARYNRLANPNLIYVGQKLRIPCVGAPSPAPSVPHVPVQPGPAPAPVPPSSPASWPVALCWDGSYSYSLEPRWTCSGHGGVQVWMNGAGWYFVPKYFEAPAPVVAPPVANCDCSGNLFDCEDFASPAVAQACFEHCLAVVGRDVHWLDRDGDGLACELTTVPPR, encoded by the coding sequence ATGAGTCCAAGAGTACGAATGGTGCTGGTGGTGGTGCTGGTATTGTCCACGTTTCTGGTCCTCACCCAGGCAGCGTCGGCTGACTGGTTCTATGTGGTCAAAGCGGGTGACACCCTTTTTGCCATCGGCCGGCGCTATGGCGTAAACCCCTACGAGATAGCCCGATACAATCGTCTGGCCAATCCGAACCTGATTTATGTGGGCCAGAAGCTCAGGATCCCCTGTGTTGGGGCGCCCTCTCCGGCTCCTTCGGTCCCGCACGTTCCAGTCCAGCCCGGCCCTGCCCCTGCGCCGGTGCCTCCCTCGTCTCCCGCCAGTTGGCCGGTTGCCCTCTGCTGGGACGGCAGCTACTCCTATTCGCTCGAGCCGCGCTGGACTTGCAGCGGTCACGGAGGCGTGCAGGTCTGGATGAATGGGGCGGGGTGGTATTTCGTTCCCAAGTACTTTGAAGCCCCCGCGCCAGTTGTGGCACCGCCAGTGGCCAACTGCGACTGCTCCGGCAACCTCTTTGACTGCGAGGACTTTGCTTCACCGGCTGTCGCGCAAGCATGCTTTGAGCATTGCCTCGCCGTCGTCGGCCGGGATGTACACTGGCTCGATAGGGATGGGGACGGTCTGGCCTGCGAGTTGACGACTGTGCCGCCGAGGTAG
- the prsA gene encoding Foldase protein PrsA precursor yields the protein MKTRTIAAAMLLLGLALTSGCAKGATPTATVAPGPTSAPTIDPVLSPTSLPPGGVDVAWQHIVQPTGTALARVNGEEVDSEEFLAVLKRQLHVVTAQYAVDWNEPSNQSLIPGFEDQILSQMIQDVLLRQLATAEGITVTDEDIETERASIEKEVVSSGQYPTWEAFLLAMGSNPKDFGEQIRTYLYYKKLLSLHGGPTEVEQVNARHILVDSEEKGQEVLKKLKEGATFADLAKEYSTDTGSASSGGDLGWFPRGMMVTEFEEAAFTLPIGETSGLIKTDFGYHIIQVVDRGTRPLPAEMLEQHQQEAFGAWYDAEYENAKIETLVTFETPEPTLTPTS from the coding sequence ATGAAAACCCGAACCATCGCCGCGGCAATGCTACTCCTCGGCCTGGCCCTGACGAGCGGCTGTGCCAAGGGAGCGACGCCCACGGCCACGGTTGCCCCAGGGCCGACCTCAGCACCGACAATCGACCCGGTCCTCTCGCCAACCAGCCTCCCACCTGGCGGCGTCGACGTGGCCTGGCAGCACATCGTGCAGCCAACGGGAACAGCGCTGGCCCGCGTGAATGGCGAGGAGGTCGACTCGGAAGAGTTCCTGGCCGTGCTCAAGCGCCAACTCCATGTCGTCACCGCCCAGTACGCGGTGGACTGGAATGAGCCCTCCAACCAGTCACTCATCCCGGGCTTTGAAGACCAGATCCTGAGCCAGATGATTCAGGACGTGTTGCTTCGCCAGCTCGCTACTGCCGAGGGCATTACCGTCACCGACGAAGACATCGAAACCGAACGCGCGAGCATCGAGAAGGAGGTCGTCTCCAGCGGGCAGTACCCCACCTGGGAGGCGTTCCTCCTGGCAATGGGCAGCAACCCGAAGGACTTTGGCGAGCAAATTCGCACCTACCTCTACTACAAAAAACTGCTGAGCTTGCACGGCGGTCCAACTGAGGTGGAGCAGGTCAACGCGCGCCACATTCTGGTCGACAGCGAAGAGAAGGGCCAGGAAGTGCTCAAGAAGCTCAAGGAAGGCGCTACCTTTGCCGACCTGGCCAAGGAGTATTCCACTGACACCGGCTCGGCCAGTTCGGGTGGCGACCTGGGGTGGTTTCCACGGGGAATGATGGTCACCGAGTTTGAGGAGGCCGCGTTCACCCTGCCCATTGGCGAGACCAGCGGTCTCATCAAGACCGACTTTGGCTACCACATCATCCAGGTGGTGGACCGAGGCACCAGACCACTACCGGCAGAGATGCTGGAGCAGCATCAGCAAGAGGCGTTCGGCGCCTGGTACGATGCCGAGTACGAGAACGCCAAGATAGAGACCCTGGTGACTTTCGAGACTCCAGAGCCGACACTGACTCCCACTTCATAG
- the draG gene encoding ADP-ribosyl-(dinitrogen reductase) glycohydrolase — translation MGKSTERVRGCAIGAAVGDALGMPLEFGPMIPAGALVRDMRKGRLPPGTFTDDTEMALALAESLRASGGLDGADLAQRFVAWHSAGPPDEGVHTRWVLSAIARGESWQTAARTIDPESAGNGSLMRCWPVALAFDDLEAMLLASRQQSALTHAHPDCLAACAFVNCALWLLCRGQAKSAAVEQALEKAGVTNELRTVIESAPRKSRSQLKNSGWVRHTVEAALWGLLTTDSLEEAVVQVVNLGNDADTAGAVVGALAGATYGLDAIPRRWREALRGEWPLCSGQFVGQRELIELADTLAAFAIH, via the coding sequence ATGGGGAAGAGTACGGAGCGCGTGCGTGGATGTGCCATCGGGGCGGCAGTGGGCGACGCGCTGGGAATGCCGCTAGAGTTCGGGCCAATGATTCCGGCCGGTGCACTGGTGCGTGACATGCGCAAGGGCCGCCTGCCGCCTGGCACCTTCACCGATGACACGGAGATGGCGCTGGCACTGGCCGAGTCGCTTCGTGCCTCAGGAGGGCTCGACGGGGCGGACCTGGCGCAGCGCTTTGTGGCCTGGCACAGCGCCGGACCTCCCGACGAGGGCGTACACACGCGGTGGGTTCTGAGCGCCATCGCCCGAGGGGAAAGCTGGCAGACGGCCGCGAGGACCATTGATCCGGAGAGCGCTGGCAACGGCTCGCTGATGCGGTGCTGGCCCGTGGCTCTGGCCTTCGATGACCTCGAGGCGATGCTCCTGGCCAGTCGACAGCAGAGCGCATTGACTCACGCTCACCCCGACTGCTTGGCCGCCTGCGCTTTTGTGAACTGCGCGTTATGGCTACTTTGTCGGGGACAAGCCAAGTCAGCGGCCGTTGAGCAGGCGCTCGAAAAGGCAGGAGTAACCAACGAGCTGCGCACGGTGATCGAAAGTGCTCCCCGTAAGAGCCGGTCGCAGCTAAAGAACAGCGGCTGGGTCCGTCACACGGTCGAGGCAGCGCTCTGGGGGCTGCTTACTACCGACAGCTTGGAAGAGGCCGTGGTGCAGGTGGTCAATCTGGGGAACGACGCTGACACGGCCGGGGCAGTTGTGGGTGCGCTGGCCGGAGCGACGTATGGGCTGGACGCGATTCCCCGGAGGTGGCGAGAGGCGTTGCGGGGAGAATGGCCGCTGTGCAGCGGGCAATTCGTGGGGCAGCGGGAATTGATAGAGCTCGCCGACACCCTAGCCGCGTTTGCGATCCACTGA